The Sphingopyxis fribergensis genome contains a region encoding:
- a CDS encoding EamA family transporter gives MNPIWLPASLLGGLFQAWRTALQQRLRAELSISGAGLVRYLYGVPFAFVFAGIWLTVQREAIPVFGAGFAAFAFAGAITQMAGTILLIMAFGHRGFVVGTAFSKTEAVQAALVTALFLGERLPLLAWIGIVAGVAGVLMLALAGRGVSWREIWRALGQPAALCGLGAGSMFALAAIAVKLATAELDGVDLIGSALITLVVVMATQTALHLAWVSVRDRDTLRAVCRQWRTSSQVGLLSALGSACWYIGFAAAPAALVRIVGQVEVIFTIGFAHFYLREPVRWHEIVGLLLVVGGVMMALLATF, from the coding sequence ATGAACCCGATCTGGCTTCCCGCATCGCTGTTGGGCGGCTTGTTCCAGGCGTGGCGAACCGCGCTGCAACAGCGCCTCCGCGCCGAGCTGAGCATCAGCGGCGCGGGACTGGTGCGCTATCTTTACGGCGTCCCCTTCGCTTTCGTTTTTGCGGGCATCTGGCTGACGGTCCAGCGCGAGGCGATACCTGTCTTCGGCGCCGGCTTCGCTGCGTTCGCGTTCGCCGGAGCGATCACGCAGATGGCGGGGACGATCCTGCTCATCATGGCGTTCGGACATCGCGGGTTCGTCGTCGGCACCGCCTTTTCAAAGACCGAAGCGGTGCAGGCCGCGCTCGTCACCGCGCTGTTCCTCGGCGAGCGACTGCCCCTGCTGGCATGGATCGGCATCGTCGCGGGGGTCGCGGGCGTGCTCATGCTCGCGCTTGCCGGACGCGGGGTTTCATGGCGCGAGATATGGCGCGCGCTCGGTCAGCCCGCGGCGCTGTGCGGGCTCGGCGCGGGATCGATGTTCGCGCTCGCGGCGATCGCGGTGAAGCTCGCGACCGCCGAACTGGATGGTGTCGACCTCATCGGTTCGGCGCTCATCACGCTCGTCGTGGTGATGGCGACCCAGACCGCGCTGCATCTGGCATGGGTCAGCGTGCGCGACCGCGACACGCTGCGCGCCGTGTGCCGGCAATGGCGAACGTCGAGTCAGGTCGGGCTGCTGTCGGCGCTGGGTTCGGCGTGCTGGTATATCGGCTTTGCGGCCGCGCCTGCCGCGCTTGTGCGGATCGTCGGGCAGGTCGAGGTCATCTTCACGATCGGCTTTGCGCATTTCTATCTGCGCGAGCCGGTGCGCTGGCACGAGATCGTCGGGCTGCTGCTCGTCGTCGGCGGCGTCATGATGGCGCTGCTCGCGACCTTTTAG
- a CDS encoding hydroxymethylglutaryl-CoA lyase has translation MLKNRTVEMVEVGPRDGLQNETRIVSTADKLALIHRAIDFGVRRIEVTSFVNPKKVPQLADAEDLVAMLPDRGDVTYIGLVLNRRGAERALATGRIDELGAVCVTSDSFGIRNQGQNSDESLAAAMEIVALAKAAGRGGQITIATAFGCPFEGEIAIDRVVEMAKRAADASPREIALADTIGVGVPARVSEMVGRVREAVGDLPVRVHFHNTRGTGIANVWAAVNEGAATVDASLGGLGGCPFAPGAAGNVATEDVIYMLEKSGVETGIALPQVVEAAGWLAGVMGRALPAMVSKAPAFP, from the coding sequence ATGTTGAAAAATCGGACAGTGGAAATGGTCGAGGTCGGCCCGCGCGATGGTTTGCAGAATGAGACGAGGATCGTCTCGACGGCCGACAAACTCGCGCTGATCCATCGCGCGATCGACTTTGGCGTCCGCCGCATCGAGGTGACGAGCTTCGTCAACCCGAAGAAGGTGCCGCAGCTTGCCGACGCCGAGGATCTTGTCGCGATGCTGCCCGATCGCGGCGATGTGACCTATATCGGCCTTGTCCTAAACCGCCGCGGCGCCGAGCGCGCGCTCGCCACGGGCCGGATCGACGAACTCGGCGCGGTGTGCGTGACCAGCGACAGCTTCGGCATCCGGAACCAAGGACAAAATTCAGACGAATCGCTCGCCGCCGCGATGGAGATTGTGGCGCTGGCGAAAGCGGCGGGGCGCGGTGGGCAGATCACCATCGCCACCGCCTTCGGTTGCCCGTTCGAGGGCGAAATCGCGATCGATCGTGTCGTCGAGATGGCGAAGCGCGCCGCCGATGCTTCCCCCCGCGAAATCGCGTTGGCCGACACGATCGGCGTCGGCGTGCCCGCACGGGTTTCGGAGATGGTCGGTCGCGTGCGCGAGGCGGTCGGCGACCTGCCGGTGCGTGTCCATTTCCACAACACACGCGGCACCGGCATCGCCAATGTCTGGGCGGCGGTGAACGAAGGCGCGGCGACGGTCGATGCGTCGCTCGGCGGGCTCGGCGGTTGCCCGTTTGCGCCCGGCGCAGCGGGTAATGTCGCGACCGAGGACGTGATCTATATGCTCGAAAAGAGCGGCGTAGAAACAGGTATCGCGTTGCCGCAGGTCGTCGAGGCGGCGGGATGGCTTGCTGGCGTCATGGGACGTGCCTTGCCAGCGATGGTCAGCAAAGCGCCGGCCTTCCCCTAA
- a CDS encoding CaiB/BaiF CoA transferase family protein, whose amino-acid sequence MSETGSGGALEGIRVVEMGQLIAGPFCGQLLGDMGAEIVKLEPPVTGDQMRNWGQGDKPSWWRVIARNKYSVAADLRSAEGQQLARELIAKADILIENFRPGTLEKWNLDPAELRKTNPGLIVVRVSGYGQTGPYSARAGFGGIGEAMGGWRGIVGYPDLPPARMGVSIGDTLAATYGCMGALAALHHRSKTGEGQIVDSALYEAVLQVMESTVSDYSASGVKRRRTGSTLPGIAPSNVYPCKDGEYLIGANQDGVFARLAAAMGRPELASDERYATHRARGVRQEELDALIGEWTATLTIAELEAKMVEAGVPAGRVFDAEDMLADPHFAARDALVTVADEEFGEVTMQGVFPKMSATPGSVRRPAPLSVGQDSADVLKRWLGREA is encoded by the coding sequence ATGAGCGAGACGGGCAGCGGAGGCGCGCTGGAGGGCATCAGGGTCGTCGAGATGGGGCAGCTGATCGCGGGCCCCTTTTGCGGCCAGCTCCTCGGCGACATGGGGGCCGAGATCGTCAAGCTCGAGCCGCCGGTGACCGGGGATCAAATGCGCAACTGGGGCCAGGGCGACAAGCCGAGCTGGTGGCGCGTGATCGCGCGCAACAAATATTCGGTCGCAGCCGATTTGCGTTCTGCGGAGGGCCAGCAACTCGCGCGCGAGCTGATCGCCAAGGCCGATATATTGATCGAGAATTTCCGCCCCGGAACGCTCGAGAAATGGAACCTCGATCCGGCCGAACTGCGCAAGACAAACCCCGGGCTGATCGTCGTGCGCGTGTCGGGTTATGGACAGACCGGCCCCTATTCGGCGCGTGCGGGCTTTGGCGGCATCGGCGAGGCGATGGGCGGCTGGCGCGGCATCGTCGGCTATCCCGACCTGCCGCCCGCGCGCATGGGGGTGTCGATCGGCGACACGCTCGCCGCGACATACGGCTGCATGGGCGCGCTCGCCGCCCTCCATCACCGCAGCAAGACCGGCGAAGGCCAGATCGTCGATTCCGCGCTCTATGAAGCGGTGCTCCAGGTGATGGAATCGACCGTATCGGACTATTCGGCGAGCGGCGTGAAGCGTCGGCGCACGGGGTCGACGCTGCCCGGCATTGCGCCGTCGAATGTCTATCCGTGCAAGGATGGCGAATATCTGATCGGCGCCAACCAGGATGGCGTCTTCGCGCGTCTTGCCGCGGCGATGGGGCGACCCGAACTCGCGAGCGACGAACGCTATGCCACGCACCGCGCGCGCGGGGTGCGGCAGGAGGAGCTCGACGCGCTGATCGGCGAATGGACGGCGACGCTGACGATCGCCGAACTCGAAGCGAAGATGGTCGAGGCGGGCGTCCCCGCGGGCCGCGTCTTTGACGCCGAGGACATGCTGGCTGACCCGCATTTCGCCGCGCGCGACGCGCTGGTGACCGTGGCCGACGAGGAATTCGGCGAGGTCACAATGCAGGGCGTGTTCCCGAAAATGTCGGCGACGCCGGGCAGCGTGCGCCGCCCTGCCCCGCTGTCGGTCGGGCAGGATAGCGCCGACGTTCTGAAACGCTGGCTCGGACGGGAGGCCTGA